The nucleotide sequence GGTAGGTACCTTGGCCCAAACCCTGCCGCCCGCAAGGCCCAACATTATCTACATCATGGCCGACGACCTGGGGTACTTCGACCTGGGTTGCTACGGCAATCCCTATAATGAAACACCGCACCTGGATTCGCTGGCGCGGCACGGGCTGCGCTTCACGCAGGCCTACTCGGCCAGTCCGGTCTGCTCGCCCTCGCGGGCGGCGATTCTGACGGGTCGCCACCCGGCGCGTTATGGCCTTACTAACTTCATTGCGGGCAACCGCACCGATCCCGCCTCGCCCGTAAATCCCGCGCCCTGGAATCCCTTTCTACCCTCCTCGGCGACCACGCTGGCCGAATGGATCAAGCCGCTGGGTTACACCACGGGTATGGTGGGTAAGTGGCATCTGGGCGGTGCCGACAGCCTGGCACCCTGGAATCAGGGATTCGATTTCAGCCGGATGATCGGGAAAAATGGGCTCGACTACTACAACTACTCCATTTTTGAGGATAGCTATACGAAAGAATTCAAAGACGACGGCACCAAGTACCTCACCGACAAACTCTCGGATTATGCGGTGGAGTTTGTGGAAATGAACGCTAAAAAGTCATTTTTCCTCTATCTCACCTACTCAACGCCGCATGTAATGCTGGTACCCCGAGGCGATAAACTGCGGAAGTACTTCATGAAGTACAATCAGTTTGAGGGCAAGTACAACCCCAACTACGCCGCCATGATCGAAAGCATGGACGAGGGCGTGGGCCGGTTGATGGAGACGCTGCAAAAGAACGGGCTGCTGGAAAATACGCTGGTCATATTCACCTCCGACAACGGAGGGGTAGGTCTGGACGAACTCGGCCCCATCCCGACCAACATGGAGCCGCTGCGCAAGTGGAAGGGCCACATTTACGAAGGGGGTATCCGCATCCCGGCCATTGCGTTCTGGAAAGAGAAAATCGCGCCCGGTCAAACCAGCGATCAGTACTTCAGCAATGTGGACTACTTCGCCACGTTCAGCGAGCTACTCAGGTACCCGATGCCGAACATCGAAATGGATAGCCGGAGCATTCTGGCCAACCTTCTCGATCCCAAAACAACGCGGCCCGATCAGCCCGCCTACTGGCACTACCCGCATTTCAGCAACCAGATGGGCCGCCCCGCCGGGGCCATGCGGCTGGGCGACTACAAGCTCACCGAAAGCTACGAGACCGGAGAAATGGAACTCTACAACCTGCGGGAGGACCTCAGCGAAAGCAAGAACTTGGCGGCTTCGATGCCGGAAAAAAAGCAGGAAATGGCCGCTCAGTGGAAAGCCTGGCAGCAGCAGGTGAAGGCCAATATGCCAGTGCGGAAGTAAGGGGTACCCTAAAATTTCTATCGGATTCTATGTATATTTCTGCTAGCGAGGCCTGTAATGCTTCAAATTGCGCCATTGAGTCCTATGCTCAGGATTTCCGGAATGAAGTCAATTGCCTCCCTCAAATTGACCTTACGCTTGTCGTTTAGGATTTGTTTTATAATTTGCCACAGCGCCAGCTAACTGGCAGGCATCGGACGGCTCGTTAAGATTGCCTATTAAAAAAATAAACAAGCACTTATTTTATCTTGTAGTATATGATCCAGTGCTTGCCACATTTTAACTGATGAATGATCAAATAATATACATCCATACCCCGGCTACCCATAATACGAGAGCCGCCAAAGCTTTTTTACCGATCCTGTTTGAGGAAATAAAATTACCACAATCCGTAGTAGATGTTGGCTGCGGCACAGGTACATGGCTTAGTGTTTTCAAGGAGATGGGTATAAAACGAGTTCTGGGTATCGACGGTAACAATGTGGATTTGGCACAACTACATATCGATCGAAACGAGTTCAAGGCTGTGAACCTGACCCAGCCAGTCAAGCTTAATGAAAGATTTGATTTGGCTGTGTGTCTGGAAGTAGCCGAACATTTGCCAGAAGCGTCAGCCGAGGTATTGGTCAGCACTTTATGCGACTTATCCGATCAGATTCTTTTTTCAGCTGCTTTGCCGGATCAGGGAGGGCAGAATCATCTCAACGAGCAATTTATTGACTATTGGGTAAATAAATTCAATCAAAGGGGATACATATGTCGGGATTTATTCAGGGCTAAAATTTGGAATGATTCCCAGATAGACTGCTGGTATCGACAAAATATGTTTTTCTTCGAAAGAATACAAGAAAACCCCATAGTACAGGAGAAAATAAATGCTTATTATCATCCAGAAATATATGCTTTCAAACATTCACAATATTCAAAAACCTTAGGTGCAAAACAAAAACTGATCAACGGAGAAATTTCAGTACTGAGCTCTTTAAAAATTCTAGTTAAATCTATATTTTTTAATCTTAAAAAACTAGTAAACAATTAAGGTTTCGTTGCCTAGCTCTTAAAGAATCGATTATTACCGTAATGCGGATTAGTAATATGCCAGATTAAATCCAGAAAGCTTAAAATTCAAACCAATCAAAGATTTACTAAATGGCATTTTAGATTTATTTAATCCCAATTATCGATCATTTAAAAGTTATACAACAAAGCCAATAAATAATATAATTACCCCGCTGAACCATCGGTTGAATCTGCACCAGTAAGATGAGCTATGATTTATGAAAATTAGCGTAATTATGCCGGTATACAATGGTGAACTCTATCTTAGGGAGGCTATTGAGAGCATACTGGGACAGACTTATACTGATTTTGAATTTATCATCATTAATGATGGCTCAACGGATACCAGTGGAAGTATAATAGATTCCTATAAAGACTCCCGGATTAAGCATATTAAAAATGAGAGAAACGCCGGCCTTGTCTCTGCGTTGAACGTAGGCATTGATCTGGCTCAGGGTGAGTATATAGCTCGAATGGATGCCGATGACATCAGTCTCCCGGAAAGATTTGCCAAACAGGTTGCTTTTATGAACCAGCATACTGAAGTAGGCGTCTGTGGTACTGCTTACCAATATATTGGAAATAGGAGCGGCACTATAACACTGCCAGAGAGTTTTGAAAAGTCTTTTACGTTTCTATCCAGCAATTCTTGCCTGGCTCACCCCACTGTTATGATCCGGCGGGCTGTCTTAGAACAGCATTCCATTCGTTACGAAAATGATTACCCTTACGCGGAGGACTATGCCTTTTGGATCAGGATCGGGCAGGTTGCCCATCTCACTTCTCTAAGTGAACCCCTACTGAGTTATCGATGGCACTCGGCCAATATCAGCCAGTCCACCAACAGACAGTCCCAAAGCCGGGCAAGGGCGCGCATACTATGGTATGAGTTGGCATTAAAATGTCCACTGAGTGATCTCCAAGCTAATTATTTGGAGAAAAAGAAACTTTCTTGGGAGGTATTTAAGGCCGGGAAAAAGCTTATAAAAAGCATACTAAGTGCTAAAATCACACTGCCTGTCGACTACGATTACTACGGCAAACTGGCCGTTACAGAGTGGGAACTGGAAATAATCGATCACTTTGGCCTTCGGGGCGTGATTGCTTGTCTTATAGATTTAGTATTTAGAAAAAAAGGTACTCCTACTGCCATAGGCCTAATCGCATACTATATTCATCGATTCGGCGTAAGTTTGGCATTGGGGATAAAATAATATTGATATTCATGCGTAAGCTGCAAGCCCTTGTCAACCATATATTTCTGCTTCCCAAGTTGGCTTTTACTTGGTTTGGCATTAAGGCTATATCAGATCAAACCGGCTTGTTCTGCTTTTTTCCCTATTACCAGACCGGGGGTTCGGAACGCGTGCATGCCGATATTCTGCAAAGTGTGAGCGAAGCAATTCCTAGGGAACATCTAATTGTTTTTTTTACTAAGCCCTCAGATTCAAATACTTTCAAAAGTTTTTTTTACAGAGTTGCCCGGTGTTTCGAAATCGCAGGATTAGATCGCTCGAAATACCGCCAGATTTTTATCCGACTGATAAGTCGGGTTATTAACAACTGTCCCAACCCAACCGTATTGGGTGCAAATGCCACTTATTTATACGAGATAATTCCCTATTTAAAAGCGTCAGTACGAGTGATTGACCTGACACATTCGTTTGTACCTGAATCCAATAACCCGATTGAGCTAGCTAGCCTACCCTACGTACACCGCCTGGCGAAGCGGGTGGTCATCAACCAGGCTGTCAAACGGGATTACGAGCGCCTCTATACCAAGCACGGCCTAGCGCAAAAGGAATGGCTGGAGCGAATTGAAGTGATTCATAACCAGCTAAGCTGCCCGCCCTGGGATCTTGCAAAAAAAAATTACGACATACCTCCTTTGAGAGTGCTGTTCGTAGGTCGGAATAGTCCTGAAAAGAGGATTTTGCTCCTAGGTCAAATTGCCCACGAACTGCGTCATGAACCAGTGGAGTTTACCCTTGTCGGCCCCCAACTCGCTCAACGCGTTGATCCGGAGCATCGCGACTACTTTTCCTTCCAAGGAGAAATTACCGATCCTGAAGTACTGATAAACCTATACAAAAAACATCATGTCGTTCTGATCACTTCACGACGGGAGGGCTTTCCATTGGTTCTGGCTGAGGGCATGGCCCATGGAGCATTGCCAATGGCCACTAACGTGGGGGCATTGCTCAACATGTAACGCACCAGACGAACGGGTACCTTATTGAAAATCACACCGACGAAGCCAAAATCGTAAAAGAAGCAGCTGGCTATATAAGACAACTTCTTGCAAATCCTGGCAAGCTGTTGGCAATGGGAAAAGCGGCTCAGCAAGAGGCATACCATAGCTTCAGCCCGGCGATTTTTGCCGAAAAATGGAATGAACTATTGAATACCTAGCCGATGGAAAGTACTCCAGGAACCAAAGTCCTCATCATTCTTCCTCATACTGGTACCGGGGGCGATACGCAGGTTCTATATAACTTACTCTATGTGCTGAGCTCCGATTCCCTAAAATTCCATCTACTGGTCAGCCAGCGCGGGGCTATGCATGAGCATTTCCGGCAGTTCGGAGAAGTCTATACATTTCCAATAGACGACATGAAGTGGACCAGACGGTTTTTCCGCCGATTTCTGTTGCCTGTATTC is from Salmonirosea aquatica and encodes:
- a CDS encoding sulfatase is translated as MRIFLGFLLMVFFGVGTLAQTLPPARPNIIYIMADDLGYFDLGCYGNPYNETPHLDSLARHGLRFTQAYSASPVCSPSRAAILTGRHPARYGLTNFIAGNRTDPASPVNPAPWNPFLPSSATTLAEWIKPLGYTTGMVGKWHLGGADSLAPWNQGFDFSRMIGKNGLDYYNYSIFEDSYTKEFKDDGTKYLTDKLSDYAVEFVEMNAKKSFFLYLTYSTPHVMLVPRGDKLRKYFMKYNQFEGKYNPNYAAMIESMDEGVGRLMETLQKNGLLENTLVIFTSDNGGVGLDELGPIPTNMEPLRKWKGHIYEGGIRIPAIAFWKEKIAPGQTSDQYFSNVDYFATFSELLRYPMPNIEMDSRSILANLLDPKTTRPDQPAYWHYPHFSNQMGRPAGAMRLGDYKLTESYETGEMELYNLREDLSESKNLAASMPEKKQEMAAQWKAWQQQVKANMPVRK
- a CDS encoding class I SAM-dependent methyltransferase encodes the protein MNDQIIYIHTPATHNTRAAKAFLPILFEEIKLPQSVVDVGCGTGTWLSVFKEMGIKRVLGIDGNNVDLAQLHIDRNEFKAVNLTQPVKLNERFDLAVCLEVAEHLPEASAEVLVSTLCDLSDQILFSAALPDQGGQNHLNEQFIDYWVNKFNQRGYICRDLFRAKIWNDSQIDCWYRQNMFFFERIQENPIVQEKINAYYHPEIYAFKHSQYSKTLGAKQKLINGEISVLSSLKILVKSIFFNLKKLVNN
- a CDS encoding glycosyltransferase family 2 protein codes for the protein MKISVIMPVYNGELYLREAIESILGQTYTDFEFIIINDGSTDTSGSIIDSYKDSRIKHIKNERNAGLVSALNVGIDLAQGEYIARMDADDISLPERFAKQVAFMNQHTEVGVCGTAYQYIGNRSGTITLPESFEKSFTFLSSNSCLAHPTVMIRRAVLEQHSIRYENDYPYAEDYAFWIRIGQVAHLTSLSEPLLSYRWHSANISQSTNRQSQSRARARILWYELALKCPLSDLQANYLEKKKLSWEVFKAGKKLIKSILSAKITLPVDYDYYGKLAVTEWELEIIDHFGLRGVIACLIDLVFRKKGTPTAIGLIAYYIHRFGVSLALGIK
- a CDS encoding glycosyltransferase family 4 protein — translated: MRKLQALVNHIFLLPKLAFTWFGIKAISDQTGLFCFFPYYQTGGSERVHADILQSVSEAIPREHLIVFFTKPSDSNTFKSFFYRVARCFEIAGLDRSKYRQIFIRLISRVINNCPNPTVLGANATYLYEIIPYLKASVRVIDLTHSFVPESNNPIELASLPYVHRLAKRVVINQAVKRDYERLYTKHGLAQKEWLERIEVIHNQLSCPPWDLAKKNYDIPPLRVLFVGRNSPEKRILLLGQIAHELRHEPVEFTLVGPQLAQRVDPEHRDYFSFQGEITDPEVLINLYKKHHVVLITSRREGFPLVLAEGMAHGALPMATNVGALLNM